From Apium graveolens cultivar Ventura chromosome 9, ASM990537v1, whole genome shotgun sequence, the proteins below share one genomic window:
- the LOC141686002 gene encoding replication protein A 70 kDa DNA-binding subunit C-like — protein sequence MESAVFNLIEDLDQSTTNWKIKARVTRMWTSVSSENGSVKGYNVILLDDDNNHVHAFAYPNIWNGFKTPVIEGGVYVFDQFSVKDVVDNLKHVQVDICIRFSQYTTVTAVDDGMIPAYKFEFLDLSDLFVEASKYQPQQQPEFAIDVIGVIEDFEPLTKLDTKFGMRDIVKFRICDSSNQHKVSVWGDLVVLANNIYTKELQSPVIAIITSTKIGTLPSSNWYLNLDDESVTDMRMRLKEEGYLSKREKYLKAKRKYTTFSVFKVDEDVVWWFYSCNKCQQEVERLDRRFRCNNCPRIIPVTPKRFYIMVLTEDDTFSCNVILMDRAAKRIVGTSEIKLYNNFEKAPEEGLPKVLKDLVGKEVTVIIQLNKANITEDSTIFDANDIFDTTMWSPSPSESAHISESSSINFSVNFVDLDAIDHTPGSAKSVTKKIKKIGQVVRNMI from the exons ATGGAGTCTGCAGTATTCAATCTTATTGAAGACCTTGATCAATCGACTACCAATTGGAAGATTAAGGCTAGAGTAACTAGGATGTGGACCAGCGTTAGCTCTGAGAATGGATCAGTCAAAGGATATAATGTCATTCTGCTTGATGATGAT AATAATCACGTCCATGCATTTGCTTATCCCAATATTTGGAATGGATTCAAAACTCCGGTGATTGAAGGAGGCGTTTATGTTTTTGACCAATTTTCTGTGAAAGATGTTGTCGATAATCTAAAGCATGTACAAGTTGATATCTGCATCAGATTTTCACAATATACTACGGTCACCGCTGTTGACGATGGCATGATTCCTGCGTACAAATTCGAATTTCTGGATTTAAGTGATCTTTTTGTTGAGGCCAGCAAATATCAGCCACAACAACAGCCTGAATTTGCTATAG ATGTAATTGGAGTTATTGAGGATTTTGAACCTCTAACAAAACTTGACACAAAATTTGGCATGCGAGACATTGTCAAATTCAGGATATGTGATTCCAG TAATCAGCATAAAGTCAGTGTTTGGGGAGATCTTGTTGTGTTGGCCAATAACATTTATACTAAGGAACTGCAGTCTCCAGTCATTGCAATAATAACGAGCACAAAA ATTGGTACTTTGCCATCTTCAAACTGGTACCTCAACCTAGATGATGAATCTGTGACTGATATGAGGATGAG GTTGAAGGAGGAGGGATATTTGTCAAAGAGAGAAAAATATCTTAAGGCG AAAAGGAAATACACCACGTTCTCAGTTTTTAAGGTGGATGAGGATGTAGTATGGTGGTTTTACAGTTGTAACAAATGTCAACAAGAGGTTGAGCGGCTTGACAGGAGATTTCGATGTAATAATTGCCCTCGCATAATTCCGGTTACCCCTAAAAG GTTTTATATCATGGTCCTTACCGAAGATGATACATTTTCATGTAATGTTATTCTCATGGACCGAGCCGCTAAAAGGATTGTTGGCACAAGTGAAATAAAATTGTATAATAATTTTGAGAAG GCTCCTGAAGAAGGCCTTCCTAAGGTACTTAAAGATTTGGTTGGAAAGGAAGTCACTGTCATTATTCAGTTGAACAAAGCAAATATAACTGAGGATAGTACCATATTTGATGCAAATGACATATTTGACACGACTATGTGGAGTCCAAGTCCATCTGAATCTGCACATATATCAGAATCTTCCTCCATCAACTTTTCCGTTAAT TTTGTCGATCTTGATGCCATTGATCATACTCCAGGCTCTGCAAAATCAGttaccaaaaaaattaaaaag ATTGGACAAGTTGTGCGTAATATGATCTAG
- the LOC141686003 gene encoding uncharacterized protein LOC141686003: protein MSSHSYLRSRAILRPTNVVVDDINNSILEKIPGTLHTHLSHDSIDDVGDEDNEFISAFPVEYLNSLNMPCIPKHELNIKVGIVVMLMRYLNQIMGLCNGTRMIVTSCKKNSIECEILCGSHVGSKYLIPRIEMIPTDTSWPFEFKRIQFPL from the coding sequence ATGTCTTCACATTCTTATCTAAGATCAAGAGCTATCCTAAGACCAACTAATGTTGTGGTGGACGACATCAATAACAGCATTCTTGAGAAAATTCCTGGAACTCTACACACACATCTTAGTCATGATTCAATTGACGATGTTGGTGATGAAGATAATGAATTCATATCAGCATTTCCAGTAGAGTACCTGAACTCATTAAATATGCCTTGCATTCCTAAGCACGAGTTAAACATCAAGGTTGGCATCGTTGTCATGCTTATGAGATATTTAAACCAAATTATGGGATTGTGTAACGGCACGCGAATGATTGTGACATCCTGCAAGAAGAATAGTATTGAGTGTGAAATATTATGCGGATCCCATGTTGGCTCAAAATATTTGATCCCGAGGATAGAGATGATTCCAACAGATACCAGCTGGCCTTTTGAGTTTAAAAGAATTCAGTTCCCACTTTAG